In the Lascolabacillus massiliensis genome, one interval contains:
- a CDS encoding SRPBCC family protein: METAKIIVQSAIHADVVKVWEYYNQPEHITKWNFADPLWHCPSAKNDLRVGGKYVARMEAKDGSFGFDFSATYTEVIEHEKIAYRLDDGRDVEIIFDNQDGTTFVTVTFDAENQNPPEVQKQGWQAILDNFKKYAENERA; the protein is encoded by the coding sequence ATGGAGACAGCTAAGATCATAGTTCAGTCGGCCATACATGCCGATGTAGTAAAAGTCTGGGAATACTATAACCAGCCCGAACATATAACAAAATGGAACTTTGCCGATCCCCTTTGGCATTGTCCCAGTGCAAAGAACGATCTTCGTGTAGGAGGTAAGTACGTAGCACGCATGGAAGCAAAAGATGGCAGCTTTGGCTTCGATTTCAGTGCAACCTACACCGAAGTGATAGAGCATGAAAAAATTGCTTACAGATTAGATGATGGCCGTGATGTTGAAATAATATTCGACAATCAAGACGGAACCACCTTCGTTACAGTAACCTTCGATGCCGAAAACCAGAACCCCCCTGAAGTTCAGAAGCAAGGCTGGCAGGCAATATTAGATAATTTCAAAAAATATGCAGAAAATGAAAGAGCTTGA
- a CDS encoding rhodanese-like domain-containing protein codes for MGILRRLLGLPDKSFIRDKLNKGAILLDVRTREEYHYGHIEGSINIPASEIHNKIDRLDKDNVIIAVCESGARSAQVVRYLKSKGFESYNGGGWSSFR; via the coding sequence ATGGGAATATTACGCAGACTGTTAGGGTTACCCGATAAAAGCTTTATCAGAGATAAACTTAACAAAGGCGCCATTCTGCTGGATGTACGCACCAGAGAAGAGTATCACTACGGACACATAGAAGGGTCGATAAATATTCCGGCATCAGAAATACACAACAAGATCGACAGGCTAGACAAGGACAATGTAATAATAGCCGTATGCGAGAGCGGCGCAAGAAGTGCACAGGTAGTCAGATACCTGAAAAGCAAAGGATTTGAATCATACAATGGCGGAGGATGGAGTTCCTTCAGATAA
- a CDS encoding YeiH family protein — MSNNKLPFYKGVTLIVSLSLVALLISSLPFVKRLSLSPLIIGIIVGMIYGNTLRKKLPDSWVPGILFCSKQILRGAIIFYGFRLTFQHIVAVGPAAIIVDIIMVLSVLLLGYFAGRMLKLDPHITTLTSAGSAICGAAAVLGTEPVLKNQPHKTAIAVSTVVIFGTISMFLYPLMYKMDWLSLNPHQMGIYIGSTVHEVAHVVGAGNALNNPIIAESSVIVKMIRVILLAPFLLILSMLVGRKNRKQGIETAEKSKITIPWFAFGFLIVIGFNSLNLLPEAVVDGINRADNFALTMAMTALGAETNFKKFKQSGIKPFVLAFILFIWLVVGGYFISSLVQF; from the coding sequence ATGTCAAATAACAAACTACCCTTTTATAAAGGGGTCACTCTCATTGTATCACTATCACTGGTGGCACTATTAATATCATCGTTGCCATTTGTTAAAAGGTTATCACTTAGTCCCCTAATCATAGGAATCATTGTAGGAATGATTTACGGCAACACCCTGCGCAAAAAACTACCCGACAGCTGGGTACCGGGCATCCTGTTCTGCAGTAAGCAGATACTCAGGGGAGCAATCATCTTTTACGGATTCAGGCTCACATTCCAGCATATTGTGGCGGTAGGACCTGCAGCCATCATTGTAGACATAATAATGGTACTCTCCGTTTTATTACTAGGCTATTTCGCAGGGCGAATGCTGAAGCTAGACCCACACATTACAACACTCACCTCAGCCGGTAGTGCTATATGCGGAGCAGCAGCCGTACTCGGTACAGAACCCGTCTTAAAAAACCAACCACATAAAACCGCCATAGCCGTCTCAACGGTAGTCATCTTCGGAACCATCTCAATGTTTCTCTACCCCCTGATGTATAAGATGGATTGGCTCAGCCTCAATCCCCATCAAATGGGAATATACATAGGATCAACAGTGCACGAGGTAGCACACGTCGTAGGAGCCGGCAATGCCCTTAACAACCCGATTATTGCCGAAAGCTCAGTAATTGTGAAGATGATAAGAGTCATACTACTTGCCCCCTTCCTCCTGATCCTAAGCATGCTTGTAGGCAGAAAAAACCGCAAACAGGGAATAGAAACAGCGGAGAAGTCCAAGATCACCATTCCCTGGTTCGCCTTCGGCTTCTTAATAGTGATAGGCTTCAACTCATTAAACCTGCTCCCCGAAGCAGTAGTAGATGGAATAAACAGAGCCGACAACTTCGCACTAACCATGGCAATGACAGCATTAGGAGCAGAAACAAACTTCAAAAAGTTCAAGCAGTCAGGCATCAAACCCTTTGTCCTTGCATTTATACTATTCATCTGGTTAGTAGTAGGAGGATACTTTATCAGCTCCCTAGTACAGTTTTAG
- a CDS encoding DUF2024 family protein — translation MQVAVWDTYVTKKDGMIMHFDIIAPEEVKDAETIYNYGREYLKSKGEEGQPLTSEECTFCHIESLKPEHEEEIKTKGYYIVEMENC, via the coding sequence ATGCAAGTAGCAGTCTGGGACACCTATGTAACTAAAAAGGATGGCATGATTATGCATTTTGATATTATAGCTCCTGAGGAGGTTAAAGATGCAGAAACTATATATAATTACGGCAGGGAGTATTTGAAGAGCAAAGGTGAGGAGGGTCAGCCGCTTACCTCTGAAGAGTGCACGTTTTGCCATATCGAATCCCTGAAACCTGAACATGAGGAGGAGATAAAGACCAAGGGCTATTATATTGTTGAAATGGAGAATTGCTGA
- a CDS encoding acylase, whose protein sequence is MRTSTVLSVLVALLFMSCNERGSFNRTEIVWDNWGVPHIYAQNEAEMYYAFGWAQMQSHANEIMRLYIESRGKGSEIRGEKSLQMDRLVYLYDLPGKAAAQYAGFEGDEKLFLDAFVKGLNDYAAAHPDEIDVIYRGFLPLTAIDVLAHSKRVINIEFLAVSDLITGYNELKDMEGAAIPGSNSYAIAPLKSESGNAMLVANPHLPWGDFYRFYEAHLNAPDFNVYGVTLIGMPILNIAFNENLGWTHTVNTIDASDRYELKLEGDGYILDGEVKPFEEKSVTINILQEDSSFAERELVMKYSEHGPVLGEQGDVAFSVRIAGMENDSYFYQYHKMGKAHNFNEFEDAVKMMQIPMFNLIYADKEGNIMYLFNGNVPDRSEGDWSFWRDKVDGTRSDLIWNSYLDYDELPKLLNPETGFVQNANDVPWTATYPLLFDSKEYSASMSPQLEEYPTSFRAQRAINLIKDDESVTFEELVDYKLNTGMEIEDRFLDDLLAAVEQYPDSVTLLAADILKRWDGTTDADSKGAVLFAQWFDKLDNSMFAVPWSADSPVTTPDGLSDPEKAVVLLRKAAIEIEEEYGFMDVEWGYVNRFSVGNIEYPANGGKSDYGVFRTMYFQPKKGSYRNYVYHGDTFVAVVEFGDKVRAEVLLSYGNSSQPGSRFVGDQLEMLYENRLRTALLTRNDVLDNIVEMKVFK, encoded by the coding sequence ATGAGAACATCAACTGTTTTATCTGTTCTCGTTGCACTGTTATTTATGTCGTGCAATGAGCGGGGGTCTTTTAATCGTACTGAGATTGTTTGGGATAACTGGGGGGTGCCGCATATTTATGCTCAGAATGAGGCTGAGATGTATTATGCTTTCGGATGGGCTCAGATGCAGAGTCATGCTAATGAGATTATGAGGTTGTATATTGAGTCGCGAGGTAAAGGCAGTGAGATTCGTGGTGAGAAGTCTTTGCAGATGGATAGACTGGTCTACTTATATGATCTGCCTGGAAAAGCTGCTGCTCAGTATGCTGGTTTTGAGGGTGATGAAAAACTGTTTCTGGATGCTTTTGTGAAGGGGCTGAACGACTATGCAGCGGCTCATCCTGATGAGATTGATGTGATATACAGGGGTTTTCTGCCATTGACAGCCATTGATGTTTTGGCTCACAGCAAGAGGGTTATCAATATTGAGTTTCTGGCTGTTAGCGATCTGATTACAGGTTATAACGAGCTGAAAGATATGGAGGGTGCAGCTATACCCGGATCTAATTCTTATGCAATTGCTCCTTTGAAATCTGAATCGGGCAACGCTATGCTGGTGGCTAATCCTCATTTGCCGTGGGGTGACTTTTATCGATTCTATGAGGCACATCTGAATGCTCCTGATTTTAATGTGTATGGGGTTACTCTAATAGGTATGCCTATACTTAATATCGCTTTTAATGAGAACCTCGGATGGACTCATACTGTGAATACAATTGATGCATCTGACAGGTATGAATTGAAGCTTGAGGGTGATGGGTATATTCTTGATGGTGAGGTAAAGCCTTTTGAGGAGAAGAGCGTAACAATAAATATTTTGCAGGAGGATAGCAGTTTCGCTGAGAGGGAGCTGGTTATGAAGTATTCGGAGCATGGTCCTGTTCTTGGTGAGCAGGGTGATGTAGCTTTTTCTGTCAGAATTGCGGGAATGGAGAATGATTCCTATTTTTATCAGTATCACAAGATGGGTAAGGCTCATAATTTTAATGAGTTTGAAGATGCTGTAAAGATGATGCAGATCCCTATGTTTAACCTGATTTATGCTGATAAAGAGGGAAACATTATGTATCTTTTTAATGGTAATGTGCCTGATAGAAGTGAGGGTGACTGGAGCTTCTGGAGAGATAAGGTTGATGGTACGCGTTCTGATCTGATATGGAACAGTTATCTTGATTATGATGAATTGCCTAAGCTTCTTAACCCTGAAACGGGGTTTGTGCAGAATGCAAATGATGTGCCGTGGACTGCAACCTATCCTCTCTTATTTGATAGTAAGGAGTACTCTGCTTCTATGTCGCCGCAACTGGAGGAGTATCCTACATCTTTCAGGGCTCAGAGGGCTATAAACCTTATTAAGGATGATGAGTCGGTCACTTTTGAGGAACTGGTGGACTACAAGCTGAATACTGGAATGGAGATTGAGGATCGCTTTCTGGATGATCTCCTGGCGGCTGTGGAGCAGTATCCCGACTCAGTAACTTTACTGGCTGCCGATATTTTAAAGAGATGGGATGGAACTACTGATGCTGACAGTAAAGGCGCCGTTCTTTTTGCACAATGGTTTGATAAACTTGATAACAGCATGTTTGCAGTACCATGGAGCGCCGATAGTCCTGTTACAACTCCTGATGGTTTGAGTGATCCTGAAAAAGCTGTTGTCTTACTAAGAAAAGCGGCTATTGAGATTGAAGAGGAGTATGGCTTTATGGATGTTGAATGGGGTTATGTAAACCGCTTCAGTGTTGGCAATATTGAGTACCCTGCAAATGGAGGAAAGAGTGATTATGGTGTTTTCAGAACTATGTATTTCCAACCTAAAAAGGGGAGCTATAGAAATTATGTGTATCACGGAGATACATTTGTAGCTGTTGTTGAGTTCGGAGATAAGGTAAGAGCTGAAGTTTTACTGAGTTATGGCAACTCATCTCAGCCAGGCAGCAGGTTTGTGGGTGATCAGCTTGAAATGCTGTATGAGAATAGATTGCGAACAGCTCTGCTAACCAGAAACGATGTTCTGGATAATATTGTTGAAATGAAGGTATTCAAATGA